Genomic segment of Myxococcales bacterium:
ATGCCATTTCGCCAATTGCCGGTCAAACATTGCACGTCCCCCTTCCCGGCCACCATCGTAGCGTCCCCTGAAACCGCGAATCAAGTAGCCGCTTGATTTGTCCCGTGCGGCCCGCCATCATCAGGCCGAACAATCAACCCGGAGGCGAACATGCGTCGCTTTTTATTGCTGAGCCTGGCGGCCGTAAGCCTGTGGCTGCTGCTGAGCGGATGTTTTTCCAACAACAATTTCAGTCTGCTGCCGGATTACGAGGACAAGCTGTCCACGCGGCTGGTCGCCAAGCCGATCAGCGAGGACACCAAGGACCGCATTCTGATTCTCGACGTCGAGGGCGTCATCGCCGAATGGGGCAGCACGTCGATCTTTTACGACCACGAGCCGACAACGACGGTCATCCGGCGCAAGCTGGAAAAAGCCGCGCACGACGAGCGCATCAAGGCCGTGGTGCTGCGCGTCAACTCGCCCGGCGGCACGGTGACGGGCTCGGACATCGTCTACCGCGACCTGCGCAAGTTCAAGGAACGCACCAAGCTGCCGGTCGTGGCGGCGTTCATGGGCGTCGCCGCCTCGGGCGGCTATTACGTCAGTTGCACCGCCGACACGATCGTGGCGCATCCGACGTCGATCACCGGCAGCATCGGCGTGATCATGCATTCGTTCGGTTTCGCCGGCCTCTTTCAGAAAATCGGCATGGAAAGCCGGGTCATCAAAGCGGGCAAAATGAAGGACATGGGCAATCCGTTCGACGAAATGACCGACGAGGAGCGCCAAATCCTGCAGCGCATCGTCGACGAATCCTACGAACGTTTCGTCACGGTGGTGGACGAGGGGCGGCCGAACCTGAACCGCGAACAGGTGCTGGCGTTGGCCGACGGGCGGATTCTGTCGGCGGCTGACGCGAAGCGGGTCGGCCTGGTGGATCAGCTCGGCGACCTGGACGACGCGATCGAGGAAGCCAAGCGGCTCGCGAAAATCCGCGACGCCGGCGTGATCCTCTACACGACCAGCAAAAAGCCCGATCAGAACATTTACAGCCTGAGCCGGGCCGAAGCGCCGCGCCTCAACCTGGACATGAACCTGATCGATTACAACCAGCTGATGGAAATGGCGCAGCCGCGGATTTTGTACATGTGGATGGGAATGTAGCGCCTCAGGCGAGATACAACCCGAGCAGCCACAAGCCGTAACCGGCGACGAACAAAGCCCCCCAGGCGAAAGCCGGGCGGGCTTTGATTTTTCCGGCCGGCGCCAACGCGCGCCAGATGAAACCGAAACCGGCGCCGACCCAGCAGGCGAAGCCCGCCAGCGCCAGCATGGACCAGCCGCGCGCCGGGTCTTCGTTCTGGCGCAAAAGGGCCAGGTGGCTTTGCTTCATCGTTTCGTCGCCGGTAAGCAACGCGACCAGCGCGGCGATGTGTTCCTCGCTTCGGGCGATGATTGCCGCGTAAGGCTGGTACAAACCGCGCTCGGCGTAGAGGCCGCTGCGCAGGATCCGCCAGGCATGCAAGGCGCCTTCGCGATCGCCGCTCGCTTCCCGTTCGCCGGCGAGACGGGTCAGCGCCGCCACCGCGCCGGCGGTGTGCGGGCTGCCCGGCCAGTACATGTGCAGCGCGCGGTCGTAAAAACCGATGGCCTCGTCCGCCCGGCCGGCGCGCGACAATTCCTCCGCCCGGTGAAAAGCCTGCCGGCCGTCGAAGTACACCCGCAGCCAGGCCATGAACAAAACCACCAGCCCGAGGAATGCGATCCAGCCGATTTTCCGCGCCAATTCAGCCCCCGAACAGATGAATGCCGCAAGCCAAGCGAAATGAGCCGCCCGCGATAAACACCGGCCGGCCGCTACCGGAGCGATCGTCCGGTTTCGCTCAATCCCGAATCGAGAAGGTGTAGGTGAAGCCGTCGGAGACGATCGCCAAGTTGTTCTTCACTTCGTAAAAGCCGGCGTCGATCCGGCGGCCGAGTTTTTCCTGGCCGATCACCTGCCCGTCGGTGTTGAGAAAACGCGCGACGTAGAAGGAATTGCGGTCGCCCGAGCAACGCAACAACAGGGCGACAATGTTTTGCGAGGACACGTACCGCGAGAATTCGACCATCATGTTCTGGCAGTGACCGGCCGCGATCTGCCCGAGAGTCTGCTTCCAGACCGGTTCGAGCGTCGCCGGATTGATCGCCCAGATTTCCGGGCCGGCTTCGGCGGCGACCGCCAAAAACAGCCGGTTTTGCCCGGGATCGATCCCGACGTATTGCACGGCGGCCTTGGCATCGAGCACGCGCGGCTTATCCGAACCGTAGCTGTAAAGCGACAGCAACTTGCCGTCCGTCACGGCCAACTGCGCCTCGCCGGGCAGAAAATACAAATTGCCGCCGTGGAGGTCCTTCACTTCCCAGCGACTTTCGCCGCCGCTGTCGAAAACCCGCAACAGCATGCTCGAACCCTGCCGGAGCAGAACGGCAATCGAGCCGCGGTCGCCGGCCGCCAGGGTATTGACGTTGACCAGGTTGAGTTGCTTGATCACCTTCAGGCGCGAATCGTGAAAAGTGACGGTGAACGACGGGCCGATTTTTTGAATCGCCACGACCCGTCCTTCGGGAGAGAGAAAAAACCGGCCGTTGGAAAACTTGTGATCGACCAGCGTATACCCGTCGCCGTCGCGCACCGTGAAGGTGGCCGAATCGTCCTGATTGAGCCCGCAACAGGTGACCAATTGCGCCACCGAGCCGTCGGCCAATTTGACGACCTTGGTATCCTCGATCGGATACGAAACGCCGATCGATTGTCGCTTTTCGATCAGCACTACCGAACGCGCCAGGCCGACGCCGGCCGTGATGAGAATCAGCGATAAGATAAAAATAGCGCGACGCAAAACGTTTCTCCCCCATTTGGCACGCACCATGTTATCACACAATTATCGGGAATCCAGCGGCCTTTTCCGGCCGGCCCGCGATTCAGTCGCCGCAACCCGAATCGTCGTCGTCCCCCGCTCGATCGTCGGGCTCCGGCGGATTCGCATCGTCGTCGCCGGCGTCCGTATCGTCGTCGTCCGACGGGTCCGGCTCGTCTTGTTGATCGCAGCCGTCCAGACCGACGTACATCCGCCCGCTCGCGGTGAAACACAGGTCGTTGACGCGAATCTCGCGATCCCAGCCGATCGAGGGTTGCTGCTTGGTGTGGTAGACGATCTTCAAACTGCCGTCGGGCGCCGTGACCGCGCAATTGTGCCCGGGGCCCCAAATGCCGGCCGCTTCGTCCATTTGCAGAATCGGGTTGCCTTCGTATTCGGTAAACGGTCCGAGCGGATTGTCGGCGACGGCATAACCGACCGCGTAAAACGGCATGTTGGCGCCCCAGCCGCTGTACATCAGGTAATACCGGCCGTCGTGTTTGACCATCCACGGCGCTTCGACGGTGAACAATTCCCAGTTGAAAATTCCCGGTTTCACCAGCGTCTCGGGCGTCCCCTCGGCCAGGGTCGTCATGCCGGTCATTTCCATTCCGCAAAGCGTGGAAAACGGCCGATAGCCCGCGAAATAGAAAAACCGCTTCCCGTCCTCGTCCTGAAAGACGTGCGCGTCGATCGCTTGTCCGGCGACATTGCCGTAACCCAAACCGACGAACGGATGATCGGCGACATCCTCAAACGGCCCGAGCGGACTGTCGGCCACCGCGACGCCGATTTCCTGGCTGGCGGCATAGTAGAGATAGAAACGCCGGCCGTCGGTGTGGACCTCGGGTGCCCAGATGTCGACATTGTTCCAGACGTCGGGCGATTTCGGTTCCCAGACGACGCCGGCATAGGACCATTCGACCAGATCGGTGCTGGTCCAGCATTCGAAATCGACGTAGGAAGACGTGACGTACAAGTAATAGACGCCGTCCGCCGACAGCACCATCGGGTCGGCGGCGGTCTCGCCGTTGGGCAATTGGAGCGGCGGGCCGTAATCGGCCGCGGCTGCCGTAACGAAAACCCAGCTTACCAAAACAACCCAGAGCAGTCGTTTCATTCTCACCTCGGCGAATGCAAAACGTACCACTTTGAAATCGAAGGCGATTTTGCCCGTTTTGCCGTCCTCGGTCCAGCCAGTAATAAACCCGGTCGCGCGGACAAGAAAAATTTTCGTATCTTCGTTATTGAACGCTTGGGTTGGCGAAATGTTCATGCTAATATTTTTCGTTCACTGGGGGGTCAGGGGAAAATTCTGAAAAGGATTGCCGTCATGTCGAAGCAGATTCGCCTGCCGATTCTTTGGGTAATTCTCGCCCTTTTTGTCTCTTACCTGGCGATTTCCTGTGGGGATAGTACCAATCAGACCGATAACTCGGAAATCGTCGCGGCTAAATCAACGGGCGATGACGATACCAGCGGTGACGCGCCGGCGCCGGTTCTCGGCAACGGTCGCGCGGACGTCTCGGCTCCGTTCAACGTCGCGGAGATCATCCGGCGGGTTCACTTCTCCTTCCGCGAAAACGAGACCGGCTTCGTGGGTGGCCACACGACCTACGCCGTGCGCGTCAGCCATGCCGGCGCTTCGACCTTCACGCCGTTTCTGCCGCTCGACCGCGATTCCGGCGATCCGAACGAAGACGTCGTCCAAGGCGCCCCCTTCCAGTTGGCGACCAAGAGCATCCGCCTGGGGCGAACGGACCTGGGTGCGGCAGCGACATCGATCGAAATCAACGATGACGGTTCCCTGACCGTTTGGCGCGGCGATGTCGCCGAATGGCTGCAGAACGCCGACGAAGGAACCGAACAGGGTTGGTATTTCGAACAGCGCCCGGTGGGCGGCGGCGATCTGGAAATCCGGCTGCAGGTCAAAGGGTTGCCCTTCATCGGCCGGACCGATCAGGGCTTGCACTTCGCGGATCCGGAAACCGGCCTGGGCTTCCGTTACGGCAACGGCCTGTGGGTCGACAACCGGGGCCGCGAAACCGAAGTCGCCGTTCGTTTCGAAGCGGGACAGATCGTACTGACCGTGCCGGCGGAAATCCTCGCCGGGACCGCATTCCCCGCCGAATTGGATCCCTACGTCACGCCGGAATTCGGCATGGACAATCCGATTTATCTGTTGGCTCCCAATCGGCAATCCGCCCCGTCGGTGGCTTATGACGGCAGCCGCTACCTGGTGGTTTGGGAAGACCGGCGCGCCAGCACCGGCAACCTGCTGTCTGACGTGTACGGCGTGCGCGTCACGCCTTCGGGCGCCTTGCTGTCCCCCGGCGGCATCGTCATCAGCAACGCGGCCAACAACCAGCGCGCGCCGGCGCTCGCCTTCGACGGCACGAATTTCCTCGTGGCCTGGGAAGACAATCGCGGCGCCGATTACAGCATTTACGCCTCGCGCGTGGATATCAACGGCGAAGTGCTCGATCCCGGCGGCATTCTGGTGAGCAGCGCCACCGGCAACCAAAACAATCCGGCCGTCGCCGCCAACAACGGCGGCTGGTTCGTCGCCTGGGCCGACGGCCGCGGCGCGAACGTCGATCTCTACGGTTCGCGGGTCACCGCCGACGGCGTCGTCACCGACGACCCGGCGACCGGCATCGCCATTTCCACCGCGACCGGCGATCAGACGATGCCCGCCGC
This window contains:
- the sppA gene encoding signal peptide peptidase SppA — encoded protein: MRRFLLLSLAAVSLWLLLSGCFSNNNFSLLPDYEDKLSTRLVAKPISEDTKDRILILDVEGVIAEWGSTSIFYDHEPTTTVIRRKLEKAAHDERIKAVVLRVNSPGGTVTGSDIVYRDLRKFKERTKLPVVAAFMGVAASGGYYVSCTADTIVAHPTSITGSIGVIMHSFGFAGLFQKIGMESRVIKAGKMKDMGNPFDEMTDEERQILQRIVDESYERFVTVVDEGRPNLNREQVLALADGRILSAADAKRVGLVDQLGDLDDAIEEAKRLAKIRDAGVILYTTSKKPDQNIYSLSRAEAPRLNLDMNLIDYNQLMEMAQPRILYMWMGM
- a CDS encoding family 43 glycosylhydrolase, coding for MKRLLWVVLVSWVFVTAAAADYGPPLQLPNGETAADPMVLSADGVYYLYVTSSYVDFECWTSTDLVEWSYAGVVWEPKSPDVWNNVDIWAPEVHTDGRRFYLYYAASQEIGVAVADSPLGPFEDVADHPFVGLGYGNVAGQAIDAHVFQDEDGKRFFYFAGYRPFSTLCGMEMTGMTTLAEGTPETLVKPGIFNWELFTVEAPWMVKHDGRYYLMYSGWGANMPFYAVGYAVADNPLGPFTEYEGNPILQMDEAAGIWGPGHNCAVTAPDGSLKIVYHTKQQPSIGWDREIRVNDLCFTASGRMYVGLDGCDQQDEPDPSDDDDTDAGDDDANPPEPDDRAGDDDDSGCGD